GTAGGACAAACCAAACTAGCCCAAACCAGAGCCAGAGCCTGGAGAGGCAGATGCAGGGGAGAGCCAAGGGACAGATGATTCACAGGCTAAAAAGGGGTCAAAATGACACAGGCTGGCCAAGATATTTGTTTCTCAGGCTTTATATCAAGCCTGAAGGGTTTGTTCTGCAGtataaaaaaattctcacaaTAAAGTACATGCAAGCAACTAAATACCAAATAAAACACAGTATCAGAAGGAGCTTGAATGCTCTTACCTACACATTGCACTTGCAGATGAACCACCTGTATACCTGAAGGAGGGGAGAGTGGGGGTATTAAGAAAACTAAAAGGGGTTCGTTCATTTGTCAGCACTCCCAGTGTGCAAGCAGCTCTTCCAAAAAGCACTCTTGCCAGGGCCTGATCCTTAAGCATGTTTAAAGCAAAACATCTTCCACATCTCACAATGCTCTTTCCTGCATGTGTTTCCAATAGCCATGCACACCAAAAAAACATATTGGCTTGTTCTGTCCTACAAATattccccattaaaaaaaacccaaaccaacaaacaaatgATGCAAGCCAAAAACAGATACCACAGTCAAACTGAAATCCCCTTCACATTACTGCATGCAAATCACAGTATAAGGCACTGTATCTATACTGTAAATACAGAAGTAATAGGTAATTCTCTAAAATTCCTCCAATATCCAAGAAAATCTGACTGCTGTTCCCTGCATCACAAAaggccacaataaccccctgcagcaTTCTAGGCTGGGggtggtgtggctggacagtgcccaggcagaaaagGACCGGGGGGTGCTGGAGACAgccggctgaacatgagccagcagtgtgccctggtggccaagaatGCCAacagctcctggcctggatcaggaatggtgtggccagcagtgttgtgctgtgtccagttctgggcccttcagtttgggaaggacattgagacaCTCAAGCACCAGAGGAGGCcaatgaggctggtgaggggcttggaacacaagctctgtgaggaacaactgagggagctggggatgcttagcctggagaaaaggagactcaggggtgaccttatcactctacAACTTCttgaaaggtggctgtagtcaggtgggtggggttggtctctttctccaggcagcactgacagaatgAGAAGACACAtcttaagctgcaccaagggaaatacaagttggatattaggaaaaagttttttacagaatgggtgataaagttctggaatggtctgcccgggaaggtggtggagtcaccatccctggatgagTTTAAAAAAGATTGGATATagcacttggtgccatggtctagttgaggtgttagggctggACTCGATCTTGATCTTCAAAACTCCACTGTTTGAAATACCTGACACTTACATATTCCTTTCCACCATATAGactatattttctgtttctacttTGTGTCTATTGTCCTTTGCTGAAGAACTTGAGTTTTCTAAAGAGCACTGGCAGCACCTtccctttttgccttttaaagtGAATAGTTCATGTGCAAAAGTAACAATACATCACATTACTCAGCCAAcctataaaagcatttttaaaagtaagtgCCATAAGTAGGTGTATTGTAGGAAGCTCACTTTAAAAGATGTTATTTCAAATCCTTGTAATGCTCTGTGgctttttgtctgcattttgtgttttaaaacaacaaTTGTTCTCTCACAAAGGATGGAACAAATGTTTCTCTTGACACTTCCCTAATGCTGCAAAGCGATGACAGCCAACTCGATGTCCCACCAACAAAGGACACAAGTAAGTTAACTGATATCAATATTGTGATGTCTAAGATATccaaagaatatattttaacataCGAATCTAAAGTGCAAAGGATAACAAAGGCTACAGAATGAATATTTCGTTTATAAATATCTTTCATATCTCCTGTGGAAAACCTAACTTCTGATGGAGCAGGCTGAAAAATTTAAAGGATCCTCAGGTAAACTCTGAATACACAAAGCAAAGCTTGTAAGCATCTCCACAGACTTGCCCAGTCATATTTGCCATTGAGATGCACCCAAGTTAAATAAGTTAGACAAgacaacaaagaaaagcaaaatacatcCCTCAGTAAGTTCCATAGTTTAACCAAGTGATGATGAAATACTGtatgtttaaattatttcaacagATTTATTTGAACAATTGGCTATCCTCAAAGTTTACATCTAATGATCAGGGAGGTCAATGTTTAAAATATACCAGGAGCATTCTTCACTTGCCAAAGCTTCCTACAGGCTCTGGGTACATTGTCCAGAATTCTCCTAACAAGCCCCAGTGCTCCCTGCACATGAAAACGACAAAATTTTTCTGCCAAACAGAGCAGTGAGAAAAATAGACACTTATTTTGCATGTCTGTGATATAAACTTCCAAAAATAACTGATGCTTCAGCAAGACCAGTGGATTGTTACTGTCTACCAAAGTACTAATTCAAAGTTAATTATTGCCAAACAGCACCTGTCAACAAGCCCCCATCAAAAGCTGAGCAAGTCTCCAAGAACATCAGAGCTTCCAGACAGACAAGCATAAAAACTATTGCCTTTTTAACAGTGACAACGTTGTttgacattttccatttcctacacaaacatgaaaacaagccactaaataaaaaaaaacaaacaacccaccAAATAGGGCGGAACTCTGCAGCCTAAAAATGATGATATTCACAAAGCTAAACCTcaaaattttcattctgttctctgcagtgctgctgtaagaaaaagaattacTGTTATATGCTGGCTTCCCAGTATTGACCAGCTGCTTTTGTAACTCCTCACTGGTTGCAGAAGGTCCTGTTTTGCTGTGTGGTGACAACTACCCCATGGAACAACCCAGCTGTCTGCACTGCCTTCACTTCAGGGTGGAAGCCAACTAAAACTCTCAAAATATAGGAAACACAGCACAAGACACAGCAGTCGTGATGAAACAGGATTCAAAGCCACATTCATTATATGTATTTGAATATTGCTGGCAGAAAATACTagagcaaagcagaagctgaTACTTTACTACTGTCCATGAGGACTAGCACAAGCCAGAAAGGTCTCAAACTACATTACAAAAGGTTTCTCTCTGCTTAAAACAACAGCTGTAAAATCCTCAGTATAAAACTGATGGAGATTGtgcacagggctctgagcaacctggtctagtggaaggtgtccctgtctgtgacAGGAGGTTGGAATGAGACAATCTTTAATGTCCCCTCCAACCTAAACCATATATGATAGATAAACATAATTGCTGGAGTTTTTATCAAAAGGTTTAGACAAAATAGTAGCTAGGAATAACACAGAATATTGTGCGACCTGCCAGAAATGCTCCAATGCACTCACAGTACCAAATGCATGTACCGCCAGGTGTTTCTCCTTGTGGGTTTGGTTCCCAATGTGATGTTTAACATGGTCACAAACTTGCCATTGTCACATTCACCATGCTCTTCACCAACTAAAGATTTAAACTGAATTCAGGCTGATTAATGGCATTTCACATGCTCAGGTAAGAACAGGGATTATACACAGGGAAATCACGCacaataaaaagaacaaaaaacccaaaacagttGAGAACATAAATCTTCTCAGAACTTGGTGCAAATAGAATTTCTTAAAAACCTAACAACTGGAAATCTTAAAAGACACTAGAGAAAACTCTATTTTGAGTAACCAAGCTTAAGTGAGTTGAGTATGCTGTAACTGTGCTCTGCCCTTGCTGGCAGACCTGCCCACGTGTTTGCTGTGCGTGTGCCTGAGCGGCTCCGTGTACTGCGAGGAGATCGACATCGAGGCCGTGCCCCCCCTGCCCAAGGAAACCGCTTATCTCTACGCTCGCTTCAACAAGATCAAAAGGATTGCAGCCTCAGACTTCGCTGACATTAGTAAGTGACACCCCAATTTCTGTCTCTGGTTTAGAATGCAAAATGGAAAGGCACAATGGACACACATTTTGGACCCTGTAAACATCTTAAAACTCCCAAACAATCAGGCAAAAAGCAgattactaaaaataaaattcagctcTTCATCCCAGACAGTCTTAAATAAGCAggcattatttttccttcaaatgctccagggacagctctgccagctaTCTCACTCCACAGCACGAGAAATTCCATGAATATCTGAAATCACGTTATCTCTAAGACAAAAAGAAGGACCCAGagtatttcccttttttattttttcaattaagaccaggaaaaaaatccagatgtCAATTTTAATAGTATTTGCATTTGTAGATCACAATTTAGATGCTGCAGCCAATAGTATAACATTTAGCATATACAGCCATACACATTTCACATGCCATGTAATTATAAAGTCAATActtagattttaatttcttttgtgcaAAGCTACCTTGAGAAGAATTGATTTTAGTGGAAATAGGATAGAAGAAATAGAAGATGGAGCCTTTTCAAAGCTTCTGCTGTTGGAAGAACTTTCTCTTGCTGAAAATCGACTTGTAAAACTTCCTGTTCTACCTCCCAAACTAACAACATTTAATGCAAACCAAAACAGACTCAAGAGCAGAGGAATCAAAGCAAATGCTTTCAAGGTAAGGAAAAACTCAATAATCTAGGTAATCAAAGTAACCAAAATTAGTAACCAGACTATTCAGTCTGCcaccaaattatttttctgtatttttgtaatCTAAGAAACAAATTACGATGAAGTAGCTTTccagcttttgctttgcttgtaaGGCACTCTGAAATATCAGTCATTTGTGCACTCACTCTCTCATGTCCTCCATGTAGAAAAGAATTTTCTATGAAATCTCACCTGCTTGCTTTCTCTCTAACATGTAAAGAAAAACTATTCAAAAACGGATGGCTCAATTAGAGTTCTGAGGACTAAAGGAATGCTAATAAACAATACACCTATAGTACTTTATAGTGGTCTCAACTTTGATAACCAACATGCTGACAATGAAATTCCCCAAACATAGAAGGTCTGTTGTTTGAATTTCTTGATATAATATAGAATTCAACATTCACAGCAAAAGAATGGCTTTTGTTACATCAGTTTACAGGTTATGTGAtcagaaaaaattactgatttctTGTAACAGGCATGAGTTACTTAACCTCAAGTAATACCAGCATCAGTAACCTCTCTTTCTGTTTAACAGAAGCTCACAAATTTGGCCTACCTCTACTTAGGACACAACGCACTGGAATCTGTCCCCCTGAACTTACCGGAGAGTCTGCGCATTCTTCACCTTCAGGTACTCCCAAAGGAAATTCCTTAACATTCTCTTAGGAAACACCCCAGGAGTTACACACTTCAATCAAACttattctattttaaaacaattcccACTACAGTTTTCCACTGCACCTCTGAATAAAACCATTTACCACGCCAATGTGTATGGTCACAACCATCCAGAAGTTCAGAAGCTGCAGGGATAGGAAGTGGCAAAAAGAAGCTCTAATCTTTTATCAACAATGTAGGTatgcatttatttatgaaaatgttttggtttgcaGTACAACAACATCACCACCATCACGGATGACACGTTCTGCAAGTCCAACAACACGCGCTACATCCGCACGCGGATGGACGAGATCAGGATGGAGGGCAACCCCATCGTCCTGGCCAAGCACGTCAACGCCTTCTCCTGCCTGAGGATGCTGCCCGTGGGAACGTACTACTAGCA
This portion of the Motacilla alba alba isolate MOTALB_02 chromosome 12, Motacilla_alba_V1.0_pri, whole genome shotgun sequence genome encodes:
- the OGN gene encoding mimecan, which gives rise to METLQATFFLFVFVPLVNPAPPLQQESLQFYEYNTDDAIGSLTQQDYEMQSKDIRKDGTNVSLDTSLMLQSDDSQLDVPPTKDTNLPTCLLCVCLSGSVYCEEIDIEAVPPLPKETAYLYARFNKIKRIAASDFADITTLRRIDFSGNRIEEIEDGAFSKLLLLEELSLAENRLVKLPVLPPKLTTFNANQNRLKSRGIKANAFKKLTNLAYLYLGHNALESVPLNLPESLRILHLQYNNITTITDDTFCKSNNTRYIRTRMDEIRMEGNPIVLAKHVNAFSCLRMLPVGTYY